A region of the Vigna unguiculata cultivar IT97K-499-35 chromosome 9, ASM411807v1, whole genome shotgun sequence genome:
GAAATCCGCTTCCATTTTCGCAAGGAACGCTTGAACCAAGGCACTGTCCCTCTCGGGGTCAGGAGCATTGTTCGAAAACGAAACGATAAAACTGCGAAAATCTCACATCGTTAGTTAGGGTTCCCATTCCAAACCTAAATCGTAATCGCAATGTAAAAAGAATGAGAGCTCAGAGAAACCTTTTGATTGCTTTGACGAATTCAGCGGCGGAGGGCTGCCGCATGCGCTCGAGGAAGTCCTGTAAGCCCAAGAATACATCGGCGTTTTCCATTCTCCGCCGCCTCGTTGACACCGCCCAAGACGGAGAACGCGATCAAACACAATTACCATCTCATTTCACACAAAATCTAGACATTTTATTACATGCTTTCCCCtctcataattataattataataatatataaataaactcgtttaataataatcattaaacTAAATGATAATTGCAACAAATAAGTTTAGAAATCAACTTAGATTTAGTGCTATACAGACATTGGagtgaaattaaaattctaaGATTAGAGATCTGCATCTATAAACTCGTTacaattgtttctttttttaaaaattcattgtTTGCAAAAGATTGTAGTAGtcacatatttaatattaaactgGCAATACTAATTGTTATGTGTTTTACTTGTTTGACATTAAGCTAGtaataaattaatcaaattaatttattgatcgTGATACTTCTCcaatgataatttatatatatatatatatatatatatatatatatataataaaaataagaaatgaaacaaagtaaattataaaaatgacgATTGTTGATCTTTACTATGCCAAAATAAACTCATGGCATAGTAAGAGTTGTGAAATTAGgaacaaggaaaaaaaaaacttcaaccAGAGACGGCAAAATGAAATATTCCTAAAATGTGTGAAGAAGTGAAAATAATGATAGTCTTTGGTATGGAAAAAGTATgacttaaatactttttttctcatattttcgtAATGTTTATtgcgaatggtcctcattttgacagaatatttaaaatagtccttatttttaccgaatgtttaaaatgatcttcattttcacaattcgatttaaacggcgtcacaAAAGAGGACTAAATAAAATTCGAATTGTGAAAACgaagaccattttaaatattcggTAAAAAtaatgaccattttaaacattgtgtcaaaataaggaccattcacaacaaacactacgaaaatgaggacgaaaaaagtatttaagccaaaaagtatatatttaattagGATTGTCTTAGCATCAACTTAGAAGTATTTACAACTAATTTAATCAATATCACATAAAATTTGTATCGTCTTGAAACGTCAATTTAGAAGTTAAAatgataagtttttttttttattattattatttaaaacaatgtaAAACACATTAAAAATTGACAACATAAACCCTTTTTATACATCTGAACATCTTTCACTGTTATTAACCAGTAGCCTCTAGTTAAAACAACATggtaattttaattagtattataatGATTACAAATATCactaattatattattactacCATTACTACTTATGATAATGATAGGAGCCATTACAATATAATTAGTCAGTAGTAACAACAAGAGTAACAAATTTGATAATAGGTTTGGTAACATAGTGATAATAGGATTAGTTGAGGAGGTCACAGTTGTAATCGCAAGGCAAATTTGACCCACTATACTGATATAGTTGAATTTATTTGTACTTTGTCAATGTCCGTTTCCTATGACTTTTCATAATCAGGGATGTTtgaaataatttctaaaaaaaacgtaaatattttaaagtttaaccTTTGATTGCATCGAAATAGTGATCAAATTTAACGCATTATCAGAACTATCAATACATTGTTTTTCATTACAAAGGGCACAACAACCGATCTCGTCCTATTATGGACAAAAACATTGTATAAAAGGAACAaactaaaactataaaatagaATTGACCATGAATGGTTGTCATACCTCGCCCCCACATCGGTTCCCACTAAAAATTAACACCGGAAGGCCATCATATGCATATCCATGCAATTGCCAGCTTCAGCTTTTTCCACAAAAAATTATGAACCAGCCTTGTTTACCAGATGCTCCGTGTTCTATCTACCTATTTGCAGAAAATAATCATTCTCAAAACTGAAAAATGCCTTTGTTCCAGCTGCAGTTAAATAATTAGTCTCTCTCCAAACCACAAAAAAAGCCATCTTCCTTATCTAAAATAAAGCACTCCAAATAGCTCCATCCCCTTCACCACACTTTGAGTGGACATATTTAATCTTCTCCACTGACTTGCAGATTCCACTGCAGCTCCAATCGAATGAGGCAACACATATGTTACCTGCTTGTGCCTTCCACTCACAGTCTACACAAACATCAAACATAAATTAGGATCATCgtcaaaaggaaaaaacaacAGTGAAGTTCAAGTTCAGATTAGTGTTTGTCAGTCAACAAAACCAGTACTAAGTGCCAGAACATTACTGCAGTAGAGACCAGAGATGTTTTTCTGGTTACATATATTCATGTTAAATACCTGGAGGAGTTCCACAGCACATACTACGGTCATCAATATGCTCAACTTCAAGACCAATGAACCATGCACCAAGCGAGACATCTTCATTAGCATACTTATGCAAAATAGGCCTGCAGTCATATTTAGAATCCACATAAAATTTCTTGTGCAGATAACATTCCATGGCAATTCTTACAGCTCCAAAGAGAACAAAACTACAACCTAACATCATGCAAAATACGTAAAAAATGCTGAACAATCATTTGCACGAAGACTTATTCCTAGAGATCAGAAAATAACCAATTAAGTGATGCAGGAAAAAATCATATACGTACTGGTTGATGGAAATGTAAGTGGCAAGATCTTTAGAGATTGCATATATCTGCCCAGTTGCATGTCGAAAGTATTTGTTCCCCTCTTCTCCAAACTTCCAAAACTCAGGTTCGTGGTATTTGACATCCCTAAGATACGAAACAACAGTCAAACATAAATACAAAACCTAGATGAGGGACACAGAAGAAGGGTAGCCAGCAGAAAAATGGACTTACTTTCGAGAAAGGACAGGCCCTGATTTCATACATCCTATGTAGACCCTCGGTTTTGATCGGTAACGAGCAAGGGTTGTTGCAAGGACACCTAAACAGCATCACATATTAGAATTTGTTTGTGAGTGAAATGGGGCAGAGGAAGGtggtaaagaaaataaaatggccagaaaaaacaagaaatcaaGAATCCTGAGATAGCATATACCTAAATTAACATGGACATCATCATCAACCTTGACATAGAAATCAGCATCCCATATTGCAACTGCGGTAGAAAAGAAAATCTTTGTTTTTGCAGATAGCTCGTGATACCCTTCAACATGTTCCTACAACAGAATGAAAAATCTAATATCAAACTTCTGCCAGATTATCCAATGTTTTCTCTTCTCACGctctttaaaattaacaatgatCTGCCTTACTAGGCGAAGAAAGTCTTTGTGCAGAGCTTCTTCTGAATCAATTGCTCGATCTAGAATGCTGTTGGAAGTTGCACTGAGACAACAATGGCAATATATCCCACGTTAGTGAAGTTAAGTAGCAAcccatatataaa
Encoded here:
- the LOC114164487 gene encoding beta-1,3-galactosyltransferase 7-like — its product is MKPRTPTKISASWIPIFSVFSFILGMLITSRMWDPPESNGMLIAQHQQDQQLQVISGDCATKKMQPKDAVSELQKTHEAIQALDKQVSMLQMELAAARSSRENGISDSNTSATTSEDGSARKKAFIVIGINTAFSSRKRRDSVRETWMPQGEQLLQLEREKGIVIRFMIGHSATSNSILDRAIDSEEALHKDFLRLEHVEGYHELSAKTKIFFSTAVAIWDADFYVKVDDDVHVNLGVLATTLARYRSKPRVYIGCMKSGPVLSRKDVKYHEPEFWKFGEEGNKYFRHATGQIYAISKDLATYISINQPILHKYANEDVSLGAWFIGLEVEHIDDRSMCCGTPPDCEWKAQAGNICVASFDWSCSGICKSVEKIKYVHSKCGEGDGAIWSALF